AACGCGAGTCAGAAACACACGTCTGTGCTTTGATATCATCGGGAAAATAATCCACAAAGCAATGAGCTTAGAAACCCTAATGAACTTAAGCTGGTTTGCACAAAATACTtaactgaaaacaaatcaacaaacttaggaaaacagaaagaagtaCAGAAGCTTATTGCTGCCACGACATAAATAGAAAATTGGATCAATATCACTTTATAACCTAAAAGATTATTGTCTTTTTCTGGTGCAGCACTAATAGGCTTCTGTGGAAAATAATGTACATAAAGTGATCACAAAAATATGACAATTTATCCCAATATGAGTATACTTTAAAATGTCTAACTTCCACGCTTAACATGTATCAACAGAGGGGTTTTAACTTGATGTGTTCATGCAGCATTTACCTGCAGGTGCACGTAGTCGTAGTCCTCCATCCAGCTCTTCACACACTTCTCACTGTTGTTCATGTTGTCTTTGTCCTGGCTGGAGGGAACCGGGAAGGGCTTGGTCTTCTCCCCATAGTTGTCGTTATCGGTGGAGGGAGAGGTGAGCGGGTGGAGCGGGTTCTCGTCAGGCGTGCTCCCGTTAGAGAAGGACCCGTCCGCGTGCGACGGCCTGAACAGCAGCTCGGCGTTGCTGCCGATGGTGGAGGCCAGCGGCTTGGCGTCGTCGGGCACGGCCCTGGAGACCATGACGAAGCGGTCCAGGTCGTCGCTCTTGTTGTGGTGCTTCCCGGAGGAGGCCAGCACGTTCAGGGCCCAGCTGCAGTTCTCCAGGACCTGGTAGATCTGCAGGAGGATCTGCTGAGAGTCCTCCAGGCGCACCAGCTGCCGCCTCAGCTTGCTGTGCAGGCTGGAGTCCGACAGGGCCGTGGCGTTGGCCGCGGCCCCCCGACCGAACACGATGAAGTCCCCCAGAGCCGCCCGGATCCGGTCCAGCACCGTGCGCACGTCGTTAGCGTGCCGCTCCATGAAGGGAAACGTCCTCCAGTGAGGGGAAGCTGCCATTGAGTGCAACGCCCAGACCGACGCCTCCACGGCCTGCTGCAGGCGGTACAACCTCTGCACCCCCGTGTCCACGTCCAGCAGGAGGCGTCCCTCGGAGCCGGAGCCCGTGGAGGACGAGGACGTGGACATGCTGCTGCGGGTGCTGCCCGTGCTGGAGAAGGACAGACGGTTCACTCCGTCCGTCACGTCTCCGACTGCTCGGACCTCCTGAGCCGGCATGTCGTAGATGCCCTTGCTGCCGTCTCTGTCGGAGGGGGGGGTCTTGTGCTGGGACGCCATCTTGCCCCGGGGGATGTCGTAGATGTCCTGAGACCCGGCTCCTGACAGAAGGGCGGGCGGAGGCACGTCGTAGATGCCCTCGTTGCCGTTGGCATTCTGGTGTTGGTGGTGGGCGGCAGGCTCCACGTTGGGGGGGAAGTCGTAGTGGGACTGTGGGCTGTGCGCTGGCTTggtgagggcggggggggggacgtcGTAGATGCCCTCCTGCTTGAGTTTGAGAGGCTGAGGGAAGTCGTAGTTTCCCTCCTGGAGGGCAGGGTTGGTCCTGCAGGGAGGAACCGAGTagacctgaggaggaagaggaggagattcatttattttagatCAATTTCTGATATCTAACAGTGTGTGAAGTTTGGTTGGGCTGTTATTGagatatgtttttgttttttttacaatatgtttattaggtTTTTTCAGATAATTAAGTACAAACAGACAAGTACTAGGAGTAAGTGAGAAATTATgtcaaaatgaaaggaaaagacaaagaaagaaaaaaagggtcatttgaaataaaataaaataaaggcatagaaacagaacaaaaaactaaaaaaacaaacaaacaaaactaacaaacaaacagggcgTACAGCTCaagacaatgaaatgtattgatgcatcactagCATACAAAGTACAtcaaaaaaaagaggggagtGGCCTATTGTGAGTCTGTTCTAAATCTCCATCGAATTGAGCAAGGTGGTCTAAGAACGGCTGCCAGATCTTGTAGAATTGTTTAAGATTGTTTGAAAGTTTTAGCTACCCTTCGCTAACGTTAGCCTATAGAAGCTTCCAGTTCTTCCTAGCTTGGGCTAAACCAGCGAATCCCTGTTGTCCTGAATCAGAGTGTAAAGGGAAATTTGgctgttttccttctttttaaaAGCATCACAACTCTCGATTTAAAGACCTGAAACCTGAACCGCGGGATGCGTATTAAAGCTGTGAATATAGAAGAAGCAAAAGACTGTTGTGACGGGCCGACGTTCAACAATTGAGCGAGGTGGTCTGAGAACGGCTGCCAGATCTTGTAGAATTGTTTAAGATtgtttgtcaaactgtatcGGATTTTCTCCATCTGTAATAGAGAGGTAAGTTCTGATAGCCACGTCTTGAAGAGTGGCACTGTTTCTGACTTCCGCAGTATTAGAATCAGTCTCTTTGCAATTAACAGTCCATACATGACGTTGTGCTGTACTGAGATACTTCGATGTGATTATTGAGATATGGGATCCACTACTCAGCCTTTCTAGTTTCTCTGAATGATCTGATACGAATGCATTGACTCTTTCATTCAGCCTCTGTTCTTTTGGGCTGCAGTCTCTTGTTTTGAAGGAGCCACTTTTGTCCTTTAcgtcaggggttttcaactggggGTCCGCGGctccctggtggtccgcgacagcattgcagggggtccgcaaaatttgctttgatatttcaacacatttccagattactcttgaatatcgtgaaaaatatctaaaataagacaaatatgtctaaaataatataaaggtgctggtgatcatgaggtttaacttaagtaggcctcaattgtttgtgtgatattgtatgattatcatttgtgacatattctgcattactttgtcatcttccctcttcagttgtagccccagtttatgttgattgttagtGATCACCGtaactttaacgttctctcaacatgtcagctacatgtctgtacattcaagtcatgaacgttatatattgatgtacatatggttctgagatgcagtacaactacaaactgcattttaattttgttttcaattcttaagcactgaaaatcaacctttgatttgtttgaggtttttaagtagatatatctagatttgtttgaggtttttaactaaaaccaacatggaaaaccaaatgttaaaacttccttaggCACGTGCgcgcgtaggcacatcagtgggccgcggattactttctagtcagaatggtggtccctgggacaaaaccagttgaaaacccctgctttaCGTGACAGAACAGAACAGTCGACTGTGACCTGGTTACTGTGCAAATACAGTGGATGTGGGTTCTAACTGGATACTGTGTGTACAGCATTACTGCAGTCAGAGCGTGAGGGAGTCAAACAGCTTCTGGCTCCTGCAGACACAACGTTTGAAACCCTTTAGTTTCTGCATTTGATTCCTTTCTCTAACGCAGCAGCACCAGAGTAAAACAACTATTAATCCTCCCACGGGCTTGACagagcaaagtgtgtgtgtgtatgtatgcgtGCAGGACACAAAGCATTCTGGGAAGCGCACCGAGGTGAATAAAATGGTGGCCAGTAAGTGATTTCCATCAGCCTTGAAACGCTCTTAGCAGCTAGACGGGCTCGCCCCAAAACTGTAATTAGGAACGACGCAAATAACAGGTCCCGGCATATTTCAGGTTATTACAAACAAACTGGTGGCGCTCTGCCTGGTCGGCTCTGGAAGTCTGGTGAAATCTTAGAGGGTCTGGAAAGAGAAGAGTTATGGCCTTGACTTTTTATCCACGGTTGGAGATTTCAGACAGAACCATACTAATGGAATTTTGGTTAAACTCCACTGGCAGGCAGAGCTCTCATTCGCTGCAGCCACAAGAATGTCCTTCAATGAGACATTTGATGTATGATTCATTTATGGCAGACAATTAAGAGAAACACTAGGAACTGTATCAATAAACGTAGAATAACTATTTTCCCCGGACATAAGCGTCTCTGCTACTTCctgaattcattttaatttgactgaAACAAACGATGGGTACCCTCAGTGTTGTGGGAGATGGCCTGGCTGCTGAAAGGTTctctctattttattttttattttttttattctttctacctcaatatttttaattttattctattgtattgtattttgttgtattcaaatataccggctgctatgacaacttaatttcccttcggggatgaataaagtactctatctatctatctatctatctatcttaccCCTTGTGAAGAGGAAGGTATGTCGTAAACGCCTTGTGCCCTGTGGTCgagcagagagggggggacGTCGTAGACCCCCTGGTTCCTGGCAGCGGCTTGCTGACCGGCGAACATCTGACCAGGAGGAATATCGTACACCTGAAACATGAGAGGGGAAATGAGATAAACACCAGAGTTCAAATGATACCTGAGGACTAATGTGTTCTTTTAGAATATGAGCTAATTTGAACAGTCCAAAAATTCTTCTGATTTCTTTGTTGGGAAAAACCAGTCGAGAACAAAGCTATGTTATCACCTGTGATGTTGACGTGTtagcaaaaataaaacagctgctTAATATGATGGTTTAAATACAGTACAGACAGTACAGGTCCCACTGGTGAACTGTAGGTGCTGTGGAACAGGAGACACCTACCCCCTGGGGTCTCATGGGTGGGACGTCATAGAGGTCCTGCTGGTTGTGTTGGCCGGGGCTATAAGTGTAGGACTGTCCCACTCGGGTCGGGGTCACCACCTGTCCAATCACAGCAGGGGGGAGGGACAAACAATCAGTGCTGCGGCTTGAATAACGACACCTGGAAGAACAGCAGTGCTCcatattttatgtaaaatatgaaacCTTAACAGCAAGAGAAGGAAAGTTTTAGCTACCCttagctagcgttagcctaTAGAAACTTCCAGTTCTTCCTAGCTTGGGCTAAACCAGCAAATCCCTGTTGTCCTGAATCAGagttttttatgtaaaaagggaaatttggctgttttccttcttttttaaaAGCATCACAACTCTCGATTTAAAGACCTGAAACCTGAACCGCGGGATGCGTATTAAAGCTGTGACTATAGAAGAAGCAAAAGACTGTTGTGACGGGCCGACTTTCAACAAAGTGCTCCGCCGGAGAAAAGACAGATGTAGACTTCAGTTCCACTAATGAAAAtggaattaaaatatataaaatgaatgTGGTTAAGCAGTCAAATAATCAAAAGTCAAACTTTAGCAGCACTTTCTGGAATAGAAGAAATTGAAACCCTTTGCGTTTTAGCTCAGGCTGACTTCATCTGAATGGAAGCTGGTTTTATGATTAGAACCGTGTTGGAGTTTTATCATAGCACTGGCTGGATTGTGAGGTTTTTCATACTCCTGGTGAAGTAATCATCATCGCTACAGATGACCACCTCTATTAAAAACCCAGGCATTTGGTGCTGCAGGATTTAACACAcctttaaaatatttaacactGTGGTACAGAGCAGCTTCGACATAATGGTGTGATTATTACCcgggaaaaacaaacataattcaCACCACTGGCTTCACCTCCACTCCGCCTGCGATATTAACCCCTGTtaatatttcatcacattttccCTCCTTGTCCCGTCGGTGATAAtctgtcaccccccccacccccccccctttccctgtCGTCTTGTAACCCCCTAACAGTGGAGCTGCAGACCTCCTTGCtgtgtcagacagacagaggaatgCTGGGAATGTCCTTCCCTCAGCACCACTATCGCCACTATGGAACCAGCAGGGTTCATTAACGGGGCTCGAAAATAGGAACCATACGCATGGCTTCCTGGCaaagggtggtggtgggggcagggggggggggggtgggggtctcGAGGGAGGTTTAAGACTTTAGTCCCAGTCTCCAGGCGCGAGCAGCACAGTTAATATCCTCATAGCATCTCTCGCACTGCGGACACATTTATCGGAGCgtgagcagcaggagctgaAACCTCGGCCAACTCGGAATGGGATTAATGTTTCTGGGGAAGAAGACGAGGAATTGGTTTGTAAAAGAGATttatgaaaaagagaaaaaacaaaacagaggaggtggaggaggaggaggcggagggggaAGTGAGAGGGAACGGAAAATGAGAGTACGTCGCCTAGTATGGAAAGGAATGCCATTCATCTGAGCCGGAGTCTGACTAACAGTAGTGCATATGGTTCTCGTAAGTCTAATCGGAACAAGGCCGTGGTGATTTAAGGTGTTCATTGTTGGCATTCCTGTCTGtgcatacatcatcccaaacagGGCCTGTGGGGTCAGAGCTGAAACCGACACCGAGGGCTTTAAACACCACGAGCCGAGCGCCCAAATAAACCAACACAGGAATAAATAGCCTCGTtgctttcctctcttctcacgCAGACCCCTCTCCTACACCTCAGGGTGTAGAACCTTCAAACGGGTTTTCATCCACTTTATAGTGGAAACCATTGTGTTGTCATTTGATCGAtggactgtatatgaagatggacgacacctTCTTACTTTCTCCCACTAtctagaaataaaaacaaattatccCATTTTACCCAATTGGAGTTTGTCTTGGCAGCAGCAATTGAATTTTAAAATAGTTGTTTAGAGAATcgaataactaattaaaaccaaatctaCAGGAACAACTAGCACTTGGAAATATATCTGTGTGATAAAGACTATATAAATAGCAATAACAAtcatttagggttagggtttgacTTTTTagattggtccatgtccaatccaCTAACACAGAAGAGGCAGAAtctatgacctatactgcagccagccaccaggggtcgaTCAGGACACCTTGGCTTCACTCTTGTGGAGCAGTCATgttgtctatctttatatacagtctatgtttatCACATTTGTGTAGTGTATAGTACAAAAAAAGGAGGAATTAATTAATTGTATACTATAATATTAGTAATTTGTGGTTTTACAAGTATGAAAATGTCAGTTCAATTCATTCAATTTGAGTATTATTGGATTTGTGGCTCCTATAATTACTGTCCTGCTTTTATCTACATATTTTAGAGCCTTTAAAAGTGCCTTAATTAGCGTGTTGTTACCACAGTGTGGGTGTAAacaacagctgcagctgaattCTTGACTTTTACACATTTAGTTTTAATTGTTTGCAAATGTTGAATCCCCCCCCGAGCCCGTAACCAGACACAGCCGATACGGAACTCGCCTTTCACTAAGTGACAACAAAGTGCTGCCTGGTAAAAGGTCACCTCGGCCCGGCTGCTGTCCCTGCGGGTCCAGCCTCTGTGCTGATGATAAGACGGCGTCTGGACTCTGCTGCCACACGCACACGGCGGCGAGGTGTCCGTCACAGACCTCGTGACCTTCTCCACAGGTGCAGGGCATCGCTCCGAGCGGCTCCTCTCGCCGTCAGCAGGCTCCAGATGCACACTGCTCATTTATTTCCCATCTCCGCGCTCTGTTTGCCCAGCAGGCTTGTTGCTCAGAGGCCGCTCGGGCGCTGCTATAATTGCTGCTGGGTAAATATTTACCTCCTCCGATGGGGTTGGCGTTTGCACGGCGGCGATGGCAGTCTTTAAAGCGAGCGATGACATCATGAGGAGCTGGGGGCGACTGAGTAAACATTTGTCCCTGCTCAGGTGATAGGCTCTTAAGATTCCTTCACGGGGGAGGCAGAGCAAAGACTGAAGAGGGATCAGGTTTGAACCGGCGCCCCGAGGAGCCTGATAGAATCCTCGTTAGCGCTGCTACACGCCACGATGAGTGACTCATGGCTCGCTCAGCAACACGGTGTTTACTTAGCATCCTGGCGGGCTCGGGTTTTGGCAGGTCCGACTTTTCAGCTTCACTTCAGAGTAATTTGAGAGGTGTCGTCATAATGTCAACAACTACCTCAtgggtttgttgtgtttgtattgatgGGCAGCTCGACTGTGGGTCCGGGAGATGAATCTGTCCACAGAATCATATTATGACTGATCTGGTGATGTTATTGTGGCTGTACAAATATTATTGTGGGCAAATTGTAATTGAAATCTAAGACACAAGATGGATTTTCCCACATATGAggacatgttgtgtttctgttttgtttttcctttttcctttttacacaAATGGCTAAATAACAGCAACAACTCTCTGTATCTTACAGTAAGTTTCAATAGCACCAAAACCTGCATCCTCCAAAGTTATAAAGTAATAAACACCTCCCTAACACAGCTAAATAGAAACTGGACTTTGTAACTTCCATGGAAGGAGGATTTATAGCTGCTACTACGTCAGTGTTATCTTgatgtacctaataaactgacaaCTAAAATACAACTATTTTAAATTGACTAATTATGATTTTAAGGAAAGTGCCATATGGCTGCTTGTTTATCTTCTCAAAAGTtaacatttttagttttattcatgTGACTGAATCTAAAAAgctgcatgaaaacaacaacttggACTCTGGGAAATTGTGATAGGACTTTGTTTTCTAAAAgtttaccacacacacaaacaattatttaaattaatgatgaaaataatcaccGGCTGCAGTTCTGAACGAAAGTGGAACACAGTTAATTGCTCTGAACATCAATTTGCATTCGTTATAGAACATCTGCATATTGTGATGTGCGCCATAGATGACAAGCCAAAGGAGAAAACCTCAATAAATAAGTCGAGAAACATGCAGCAACAAACACTGATTCTTTCACCGGATGGATGGTTTGAAAAAGGGAAAATTATGTGAATCATATGTTTTGGCCCTTTGCAGTCAACACATCATAACTAAAGACCAGTGGGAGGTTATAGTTTCTCCACAGGCGTCATCGAAACAACACATGAGGGAATATCTCTTGTAAAGACAGTGTTTAATTCCTCCGGTCGAGTCTCACAGACGCGGAGGATCTAAGTCAATTGaaagctgtaaataaagactCCATAAAGTGTTTCTTCTTTATTATTAAATTTACAAAAACACTTTGCCTAACCCTTGCACGGCTCATTCCTACATGATTTCCAGTGGGTGTATAATGACACCTGCGTGCACGATTTCAAAAGAAATCAtcatttcacacctgttcattggttacacacacaaacacaaacacacacacacacacgcacacacacttcccccCCGTGCTAATGACCTGTTGACACAAATCA
This is a stretch of genomic DNA from Limanda limanda chromosome 19, fLimLim1.1, whole genome shotgun sequence. It encodes these proteins:
- the nedd9 gene encoding enhancer of filamentation 1; the encoded protein is MKYKNLMAKALYDNVPESPEELAFRKGDILTVIEQNTGGLEGWWLCSLHGRQGIAPGNRLKLLIGPMFGAQSPSGAASATAQSPQGYQQKAGSGSQGIYQVPPSLQSPQQQSQQGIYQVPPGQDVYQVPPRNPLAADNSKVVTPTRVGQSYTYSPGQHNQQDLYDVPPMRPQGVYDIPPGQMFAGQQAAARNQGVYDVPPSLLDHRAQGVYDIPSSSQGVYSVPPCRTNPALQEGNYDFPQPLKLKQEGIYDVPPPALTKPAHSPQSHYDFPPNVEPAAHHQHQNANGNEGIYDVPPPALLSGAGSQDIYDIPRGKMASQHKTPPSDRDGSKGIYDMPAQEVRAVGDVTDGVNRLSFSSTGSTRSSMSTSSSSTGSGSEGRLLLDVDTGVQRLYRLQQAVEASVWALHSMAASPHWRTFPFMERHANDVRTVLDRIRAALGDFIVFGRGAAANATALSDSSLHSKLRRQLVRLEDSQQILLQIYQVLENCSWALNVLASSGKHHNKSDDLDRFVMVSRAVPDDAKPLASTIGSNAELLFRPSHADGSFSNGSTPDENPLHPLTSPSTDNDNYGEKTKPFPVPSSQDKDNMNNSEKCVKSWMEDYDYVHLQGKEDFERQQKELLEKENIIKQSQVQLGPEQINQFKKLEQEAIKPVENDITQWTPHQHLPVPSPPVAPAPDSSPSTLSPSAHMCARDGQLLGFYSDQCEQHFVTLLSAVDAFFGCVSAGQPPRIFVAHSKFVILSAHKLVFIGDTLSRQASAPEVANRVMNSSNVLCDLLKTVVTATKTAALNYPNTLAIQEMVDRVTDLSHHSQQFKEQLLQMAHS